Proteins encoded within one genomic window of Hevea brasiliensis isolate MT/VB/25A 57/8 chromosome 8, ASM3005281v1, whole genome shotgun sequence:
- the LOC110670481 gene encoding inactive poly [ADP-ribose] polymerase RCD1 isoform X2 — MEAKVTKVLDSSSRKVMLGLKRKRASRYAAYFAEASRIISPEWPTVHCSTCKSGKRRRLTRSRRKVVSCGYHFRRSLLRCYSNFKRTGVPQRLMFYQSGEWTDFSQDLVALVRKDLQEKKPAIQVELEGRHYLLDLLHMFLVDLKAGFRKPIAWIDEEGGCFFPEIYIDNEEPHECCQQNCVNDQGPIFRACNGPHEIKLQLEIDINGLDPHQSTLEYSGETNAFVKRIEIAHNPTSVNVVEVEDSCNRKLDEKINEAFEENQHILANLSTVNEKLDSDTVQNCFLTGMNSFNSTDILDIRHSSSTSMQTRLEIFQKQIELTKSCRGDANVRYAWLASSKELLSTIMLYGLGHCGPSMIKSKYGIGVHLHAANCSQASAKFCDVDENGVQHMVFCRVIMGKMELIQPGSQQCHPSSENFDSGVDDLQNPSQYIVWNMNMNTHIYPEFVVSFKISSNAEGILAGSEIKHGVSGITISSQGAQQNLPIESSTVDLNLPIEYPVVDLNLPVESPTADLGSESQPKSGGSLGKAPSLGSSNSRTPKSPWMPFPMLFSAISSKVPHTEMERIATHYELFQAKKISREDFIKRLRLIVGDALLKSTITSLNVRHH, encoded by the exons ATGGAAGCCAAGGTCACAAAGGTATTGGATAGTAGTAGTCGCAAAGTTATGCTTGGTCTGAAGAGAAAACGAGCATCCCGTTATGCAGCATATTTTGCTGAAGCTTCCCGAATTATTTCACCTGAGTGGCCAACTGTGCATTGTTCAACTTGTAAGTCTGGGAAACGGAGGAGACTAACTAGAAGCCGAAGAAAGGTTGTGAGCTGTGGGTATCATTTCAGAAGATCTTTGCTTCGGTGTTATTCAAATTTTAAGAGGACTGGGGTGCCACAACGTCTTATGTTTTATCAGAGTGGCGAATGGACTGATTTTTCTCAAGATCTTGTTGCTCTGGTTAGGAAGGATCTTCAAGAGAAGAAACCTGCTATTCAGGTTGAGTTAGAGGGCCGTCACTACTTGCTGGATCTCTTGCACATGTTTCTAGTGGACTTGAAGGCAGGCTTTCGGAAACCAATTGCTTGGATTGATGAAGAAGGTGGCTGTTTCTTTCCAGAAATTTATATTGATAACGAGGAGCCACATGAGTGCTGCCAGCAAAATTGTGTGAATGACCAAGGGCCTATTTTTAGAGCGTGTAATGGACCTCATGAGATAAAGCTGCAGCTGGAAATTGACATAAATGGATTGGATCCTCATCAATCTACGTTAGAGTATAGTGGAGAGACGAATGCCTTTGTTAAGCGTATTGAAATTGCTCACAATCCTACAAGTGTGAATGTTGTAGAAGTTGAGGATAGTTGCAACAGGAAGCTTGATGAAAAAATTAATGAAGCTTTTGAGGAAAATCAACATATTTTAGCAAATTTATCCACTGTTAATGAAAAGTTGGATTCTGATACTGTACAAAATTGTTTTCTTACAGGCATGAACTCTTTTAATAGTACTGACATACTTGATATTCGTCACTCGTCTAGTACTTCAATGCAAACCCGATTGGAGATTTTCCAGAAGCAAATTGAACTTACAAAAAGTTGTCGTGGTGATGCAAATGTTCGATATGCATGGCTTGCTTCGTCTAAAGAATTATTATCTACAATCATGTTGTATGGACTTGGACATTGTGGACCATCCATGATTAAGTCCAAATATGGCATTGGTGTTCATCTCCATGCAGCAAACTGCAGCCAAGCGAG TGCAAAATTTTGTGATGTTGACGAAAATGGGGTACAACATATGGTTTTTTGTCGTGTAATAATGGGAAAAATGGAGCTCATTCAACCTGGGAGTCAGCAGTGCCATCCTAGTAGTGAGAATTTTGATAGTGGTGTTGATGACCTTCAAAACCCAAGCCAGTATATAGTGTGGAATATGAATATGAACACCCATATTTATCCAGAATTTGTTGTTAGTTTCAAGATCTCTTCCAATGCTGAAG GGATTTTGGCTGGAAGTGAGATAAAACATGGTGTGTCCGGCATCACTATATCTTCACAAGGTGCTCAGCAAAATTTACCAATTGAGTCATCTACTGTTGATCTGAATCTGCCAATAGAATATCCTGTGGTTGATTTGAATCTACCTGTGGAGTCTCCTACGGCTGATCTG GGAAGTGAAAGCCAACCAAAATCTGGAGGTTCTCTAGGAAAAGCTCCAAGTCTTGGTTCAAGCAACTCAAGGACTCCTAAATCCCCTTGGATGCCCTTTCCTATGTTGTTTTCTGCAATCTCAAGTAAAGTTCCTCATACAGAAATGGAACGTATAGCTACTCATTATGAACTATTCCAG GCAAAGAAGATAAGCAGGGAAGATTTTATCAAAAGGTTGAGATTGATAGTTGGAGATGCTTTACTGAAGTCGACGATAACGAGTCTTAATGTGAG GCACCATTGA
- the LOC110670481 gene encoding inactive poly [ADP-ribose] polymerase RCD1 isoform X5, whose protein sequence is MEAKVTKVLDSSSRKVMLGLKRKRASRYAAYFAEASRIISPEWPTVHCSTCKSGKRRRLTRSRRKVVSCGYHFRRSLLRCYSNFKRTGVPQRLMFYQSGEWTDFSQDLVALVRKDLQEKKPAIQVELEGRHYLLDLLHMFLVDLKAGFRKPIAWIDEEGGCFFPEIYIDNEEPHECCQQNCVNDQGPIFRACNGPHEIKLQLEIDINGLDPHQSTLEYSGETNAFVKRIEIAHNPTSVNVVEVEDSCNRKLDEKINEAFEENQHILANLSTVNEKLDSDTVQNCFLTGMNSFNSTDILDIRHSSSTSMQTRLEIFQKQIELTKSCRGDANVRYAWLASSKELLSTIMLYGLGHCGPSMIKSKYGIGVHLHAANCSQASAKFCDVDENGVQHMVFCRVIMGKMELIQPGSQQCHPSSENFDSGVDDLQNPSQYIVWNMNMNTHIYPEFVVSFKISSNAEGILAGSEIKHGVSGITISSQGAQQNLPIESSTVDLNLPIEYPVVDLNLPVESPTADLGSESQPKSGGSLGKAPSLGSSNSRTPKSPWMPFPMLFSAISSKEDKQGRFYQKVEIDSWRCFTEVDDNES, encoded by the exons ATGGAAGCCAAGGTCACAAAGGTATTGGATAGTAGTAGTCGCAAAGTTATGCTTGGTCTGAAGAGAAAACGAGCATCCCGTTATGCAGCATATTTTGCTGAAGCTTCCCGAATTATTTCACCTGAGTGGCCAACTGTGCATTGTTCAACTTGTAAGTCTGGGAAACGGAGGAGACTAACTAGAAGCCGAAGAAAGGTTGTGAGCTGTGGGTATCATTTCAGAAGATCTTTGCTTCGGTGTTATTCAAATTTTAAGAGGACTGGGGTGCCACAACGTCTTATGTTTTATCAGAGTGGCGAATGGACTGATTTTTCTCAAGATCTTGTTGCTCTGGTTAGGAAGGATCTTCAAGAGAAGAAACCTGCTATTCAGGTTGAGTTAGAGGGCCGTCACTACTTGCTGGATCTCTTGCACATGTTTCTAGTGGACTTGAAGGCAGGCTTTCGGAAACCAATTGCTTGGATTGATGAAGAAGGTGGCTGTTTCTTTCCAGAAATTTATATTGATAACGAGGAGCCACATGAGTGCTGCCAGCAAAATTGTGTGAATGACCAAGGGCCTATTTTTAGAGCGTGTAATGGACCTCATGAGATAAAGCTGCAGCTGGAAATTGACATAAATGGATTGGATCCTCATCAATCTACGTTAGAGTATAGTGGAGAGACGAATGCCTTTGTTAAGCGTATTGAAATTGCTCACAATCCTACAAGTGTGAATGTTGTAGAAGTTGAGGATAGTTGCAACAGGAAGCTTGATGAAAAAATTAATGAAGCTTTTGAGGAAAATCAACATATTTTAGCAAATTTATCCACTGTTAATGAAAAGTTGGATTCTGATACTGTACAAAATTGTTTTCTTACAGGCATGAACTCTTTTAATAGTACTGACATACTTGATATTCGTCACTCGTCTAGTACTTCAATGCAAACCCGATTGGAGATTTTCCAGAAGCAAATTGAACTTACAAAAAGTTGTCGTGGTGATGCAAATGTTCGATATGCATGGCTTGCTTCGTCTAAAGAATTATTATCTACAATCATGTTGTATGGACTTGGACATTGTGGACCATCCATGATTAAGTCCAAATATGGCATTGGTGTTCATCTCCATGCAGCAAACTGCAGCCAAGCGAG TGCAAAATTTTGTGATGTTGACGAAAATGGGGTACAACATATGGTTTTTTGTCGTGTAATAATGGGAAAAATGGAGCTCATTCAACCTGGGAGTCAGCAGTGCCATCCTAGTAGTGAGAATTTTGATAGTGGTGTTGATGACCTTCAAAACCCAAGCCAGTATATAGTGTGGAATATGAATATGAACACCCATATTTATCCAGAATTTGTTGTTAGTTTCAAGATCTCTTCCAATGCTGAAG GGATTTTGGCTGGAAGTGAGATAAAACATGGTGTGTCCGGCATCACTATATCTTCACAAGGTGCTCAGCAAAATTTACCAATTGAGTCATCTACTGTTGATCTGAATCTGCCAATAGAATATCCTGTGGTTGATTTGAATCTACCTGTGGAGTCTCCTACGGCTGATCTG GGAAGTGAAAGCCAACCAAAATCTGGAGGTTCTCTAGGAAAAGCTCCAAGTCTTGGTTCAAGCAACTCAAGGACTCCTAAATCCCCTTGGATGCCCTTTCCTATGTTGTTTTCTGCAATCTCAA GCAAAGAAGATAAGCAGGGAAGATTTTATCAAAAGGTTGAGATTGATAGTTGGAGATGCTTTACTGAAGTCGACGATAACGAGTCTTAA
- the LOC110670481 gene encoding inactive poly [ADP-ribose] polymerase RCD1 isoform X6 has translation MEAKVTKVLDSSSRKVMLGLKRKRASRYAAYFAEASRIISPEWPTVHCSTCKSGKRRRLTRSRRKVVSCGYHFRRSLLRCYSNFKRTGVPQRLMFYQSGEWTDFSQDLVALVRKDLQEKKPAIQVELEGRHYLLDLLHMFLVDLKAGFRKPIAWIDEEGGCFFPEIYIDNEEPHECCQQNCVNDQGPIFRACNGPHEIKLQLEIDINGLDPHQSTLEYSGETNAFVKRIEIAHNPTSVNVVEVEDSCNRKLDEKINEAFEENQHILANLSTVNEKLDSDTVQNCFLTGMNSFNSTDILDIRHSSSTSMQTRLEIFQKQIELTKSCRGDANVRYAWLASSKELLSTIMLYGLGHCGPSMIKSKYGIGVHLHAANCSQASAKFCDVDENGVQHMVFCRVIMGKMELIQPGSQQCHPSSENFDSGVDDLQNPSQYIVWNMNMNTHIYPEFVVSFKISSNAEGILAGSEIKHGVSGITISSQGAQQNLPIESSTVDLNLPIEYPVVDLNLPVESPTADLGSESQPKSGGSLGKAPSLGSSNSRTPKSPWMPFPMLFSAISSTIEVCGGNS, from the exons ATGGAAGCCAAGGTCACAAAGGTATTGGATAGTAGTAGTCGCAAAGTTATGCTTGGTCTGAAGAGAAAACGAGCATCCCGTTATGCAGCATATTTTGCTGAAGCTTCCCGAATTATTTCACCTGAGTGGCCAACTGTGCATTGTTCAACTTGTAAGTCTGGGAAACGGAGGAGACTAACTAGAAGCCGAAGAAAGGTTGTGAGCTGTGGGTATCATTTCAGAAGATCTTTGCTTCGGTGTTATTCAAATTTTAAGAGGACTGGGGTGCCACAACGTCTTATGTTTTATCAGAGTGGCGAATGGACTGATTTTTCTCAAGATCTTGTTGCTCTGGTTAGGAAGGATCTTCAAGAGAAGAAACCTGCTATTCAGGTTGAGTTAGAGGGCCGTCACTACTTGCTGGATCTCTTGCACATGTTTCTAGTGGACTTGAAGGCAGGCTTTCGGAAACCAATTGCTTGGATTGATGAAGAAGGTGGCTGTTTCTTTCCAGAAATTTATATTGATAACGAGGAGCCACATGAGTGCTGCCAGCAAAATTGTGTGAATGACCAAGGGCCTATTTTTAGAGCGTGTAATGGACCTCATGAGATAAAGCTGCAGCTGGAAATTGACATAAATGGATTGGATCCTCATCAATCTACGTTAGAGTATAGTGGAGAGACGAATGCCTTTGTTAAGCGTATTGAAATTGCTCACAATCCTACAAGTGTGAATGTTGTAGAAGTTGAGGATAGTTGCAACAGGAAGCTTGATGAAAAAATTAATGAAGCTTTTGAGGAAAATCAACATATTTTAGCAAATTTATCCACTGTTAATGAAAAGTTGGATTCTGATACTGTACAAAATTGTTTTCTTACAGGCATGAACTCTTTTAATAGTACTGACATACTTGATATTCGTCACTCGTCTAGTACTTCAATGCAAACCCGATTGGAGATTTTCCAGAAGCAAATTGAACTTACAAAAAGTTGTCGTGGTGATGCAAATGTTCGATATGCATGGCTTGCTTCGTCTAAAGAATTATTATCTACAATCATGTTGTATGGACTTGGACATTGTGGACCATCCATGATTAAGTCCAAATATGGCATTGGTGTTCATCTCCATGCAGCAAACTGCAGCCAAGCGAG TGCAAAATTTTGTGATGTTGACGAAAATGGGGTACAACATATGGTTTTTTGTCGTGTAATAATGGGAAAAATGGAGCTCATTCAACCTGGGAGTCAGCAGTGCCATCCTAGTAGTGAGAATTTTGATAGTGGTGTTGATGACCTTCAAAACCCAAGCCAGTATATAGTGTGGAATATGAATATGAACACCCATATTTATCCAGAATTTGTTGTTAGTTTCAAGATCTCTTCCAATGCTGAAG GGATTTTGGCTGGAAGTGAGATAAAACATGGTGTGTCCGGCATCACTATATCTTCACAAGGTGCTCAGCAAAATTTACCAATTGAGTCATCTACTGTTGATCTGAATCTGCCAATAGAATATCCTGTGGTTGATTTGAATCTACCTGTGGAGTCTCCTACGGCTGATCTG GGAAGTGAAAGCCAACCAAAATCTGGAGGTTCTCTAGGAAAAGCTCCAAGTCTTGGTTCAAGCAACTCAAGGACTCCTAAATCCCCTTGGATGCCCTTTCCTATGTTGTTTTCTGCAATCTCAA GCACCATTGAAGTGTGCGGAGGGAACAGCTAA
- the LOC110670481 gene encoding inactive poly [ADP-ribose] polymerase RCD1 isoform X4: MEAKVTKVLDSSSRKVMLGLKRKRASRYAAYFAEASRIISPEWPTVHCSTCKSGKRRRLTRSRRKVVSCGYHFRRSLLRCYSNFKRTGVPQRLMFYQSGEWTDFSQDLVALVRKDLQEKKPAIQVELEGRHYLLDLLHMFLVDLKAGFRKPIAWIDEEGGCFFPEIYIDNEEPHECCQQNCVNDQGPIFRACNGPHEIKLQLEIDINGLDPHQSTLEYSGETNAFVKRIEIAHNPTSVNVVEVEDSCNRKLDEKINEAFEENQHILANLSTVNENTSMQTRLEIFQKQIELTKSCRGDANVRYAWLASSKELLSTIMLYGLGHCGPSMIKSKYGIGVHLHAANCSQASAKFCDVDENGVQHMVFCRVIMGKMELIQPGSQQCHPSSENFDSGVDDLQNPSQYIVWNMNMNTHIYPEFVVSFKISSNAEGILAGSEIKHGVSGITISSQGAQQNLPIESSTVDLNLPIEYPVVDLNLPVESPTADLGSESQPKSGGSLGKAPSLGSSNSRTPKSPWMPFPMLFSAISSKVPHTEMERIATHYELFQRKEINVLMEYILGKEDKQGRFYQKVEIDSWRCFTEVDDNES; this comes from the exons ATGGAAGCCAAGGTCACAAAGGTATTGGATAGTAGTAGTCGCAAAGTTATGCTTGGTCTGAAGAGAAAACGAGCATCCCGTTATGCAGCATATTTTGCTGAAGCTTCCCGAATTATTTCACCTGAGTGGCCAACTGTGCATTGTTCAACTTGTAAGTCTGGGAAACGGAGGAGACTAACTAGAAGCCGAAGAAAGGTTGTGAGCTGTGGGTATCATTTCAGAAGATCTTTGCTTCGGTGTTATTCAAATTTTAAGAGGACTGGGGTGCCACAACGTCTTATGTTTTATCAGAGTGGCGAATGGACTGATTTTTCTCAAGATCTTGTTGCTCTGGTTAGGAAGGATCTTCAAGAGAAGAAACCTGCTATTCAGGTTGAGTTAGAGGGCCGTCACTACTTGCTGGATCTCTTGCACATGTTTCTAGTGGACTTGAAGGCAGGCTTTCGGAAACCAATTGCTTGGATTGATGAAGAAGGTGGCTGTTTCTTTCCAGAAATTTATATTGATAACGAGGAGCCACATGAGTGCTGCCAGCAAAATTGTGTGAATGACCAAGGGCCTATTTTTAGAGCGTGTAATGGACCTCATGAGATAAAGCTGCAGCTGGAAATTGACATAAATGGATTGGATCCTCATCAATCTACGTTAGAGTATAGTGGAGAGACGAATGCCTTTGTTAAGCGTATTGAAATTGCTCACAATCCTACAAGTGTGAATGTTGTAGAAGTTGAGGATAGTTGCAACAGGAAGCTTGATGAAAAAATTAATGAAGCTTTTGAGGAAAATCAACATATTTTAGCAAATTTATCCACTGTTAATGAAAA TACTTCAATGCAAACCCGATTGGAGATTTTCCAGAAGCAAATTGAACTTACAAAAAGTTGTCGTGGTGATGCAAATGTTCGATATGCATGGCTTGCTTCGTCTAAAGAATTATTATCTACAATCATGTTGTATGGACTTGGACATTGTGGACCATCCATGATTAAGTCCAAATATGGCATTGGTGTTCATCTCCATGCAGCAAACTGCAGCCAAGCGAG TGCAAAATTTTGTGATGTTGACGAAAATGGGGTACAACATATGGTTTTTTGTCGTGTAATAATGGGAAAAATGGAGCTCATTCAACCTGGGAGTCAGCAGTGCCATCCTAGTAGTGAGAATTTTGATAGTGGTGTTGATGACCTTCAAAACCCAAGCCAGTATATAGTGTGGAATATGAATATGAACACCCATATTTATCCAGAATTTGTTGTTAGTTTCAAGATCTCTTCCAATGCTGAAG GGATTTTGGCTGGAAGTGAGATAAAACATGGTGTGTCCGGCATCACTATATCTTCACAAGGTGCTCAGCAAAATTTACCAATTGAGTCATCTACTGTTGATCTGAATCTGCCAATAGAATATCCTGTGGTTGATTTGAATCTACCTGTGGAGTCTCCTACGGCTGATCTG GGAAGTGAAAGCCAACCAAAATCTGGAGGTTCTCTAGGAAAAGCTCCAAGTCTTGGTTCAAGCAACTCAAGGACTCCTAAATCCCCTTGGATGCCCTTTCCTATGTTGTTTTCTGCAATCTCAAGTAAAGTTCCTCATACAGAAATGGAACGTATAGCTACTCATTATGAACTATTCCAG agaaaagaaatcaaCGTTTTAATGGAATATATACTAGGCAAAGAAGATAAGCAGGGAAGATTTTATCAAAAGGTTGAGATTGATAGTTGGAGATGCTTTACTGAAGTCGACGATAACGAGTCTTAA
- the LOC110670481 gene encoding inactive poly [ADP-ribose] polymerase RCD1 isoform X1: MEAKVTKVLDSSSRKVMLGLKRKRASRYAAYFAEASRIISPEWPTVHCSTCKSGKRRRLTRSRRKVVSCGYHFRRSLLRCYSNFKRTGVPQRLMFYQSGEWTDFSQDLVALVRKDLQEKKPAIQVELEGRHYLLDLLHMFLVDLKAGFRKPIAWIDEEGGCFFPEIYIDNEEPHECCQQNCVNDQGPIFRACNGPHEIKLQLEIDINGLDPHQSTLEYSGETNAFVKRIEIAHNPTSVNVVEVEDSCNRKLDEKINEAFEENQHILANLSTVNEKLDSDTVQNCFLTGMNSFNSTDILDIRHSSSTSMQTRLEIFQKQIELTKSCRGDANVRYAWLASSKELLSTIMLYGLGHCGPSMIKSKYGIGVHLHAANCSQASAKFCDVDENGVQHMVFCRVIMGKMELIQPGSQQCHPSSENFDSGVDDLQNPSQYIVWNMNMNTHIYPEFVVSFKISSNAEGILAGSEIKHGVSGITISSQGAQQNLPIESSTVDLNLPIEYPVVDLNLPVESPTADLGSESQPKSGGSLGKAPSLGSSNSRTPKSPWMPFPMLFSAISSKVPHTEMERIATHYELFQRKEINVLMEYILGKEDKQGRFYQKVEIDSWRCFTEVDDNES, from the exons ATGGAAGCCAAGGTCACAAAGGTATTGGATAGTAGTAGTCGCAAAGTTATGCTTGGTCTGAAGAGAAAACGAGCATCCCGTTATGCAGCATATTTTGCTGAAGCTTCCCGAATTATTTCACCTGAGTGGCCAACTGTGCATTGTTCAACTTGTAAGTCTGGGAAACGGAGGAGACTAACTAGAAGCCGAAGAAAGGTTGTGAGCTGTGGGTATCATTTCAGAAGATCTTTGCTTCGGTGTTATTCAAATTTTAAGAGGACTGGGGTGCCACAACGTCTTATGTTTTATCAGAGTGGCGAATGGACTGATTTTTCTCAAGATCTTGTTGCTCTGGTTAGGAAGGATCTTCAAGAGAAGAAACCTGCTATTCAGGTTGAGTTAGAGGGCCGTCACTACTTGCTGGATCTCTTGCACATGTTTCTAGTGGACTTGAAGGCAGGCTTTCGGAAACCAATTGCTTGGATTGATGAAGAAGGTGGCTGTTTCTTTCCAGAAATTTATATTGATAACGAGGAGCCACATGAGTGCTGCCAGCAAAATTGTGTGAATGACCAAGGGCCTATTTTTAGAGCGTGTAATGGACCTCATGAGATAAAGCTGCAGCTGGAAATTGACATAAATGGATTGGATCCTCATCAATCTACGTTAGAGTATAGTGGAGAGACGAATGCCTTTGTTAAGCGTATTGAAATTGCTCACAATCCTACAAGTGTGAATGTTGTAGAAGTTGAGGATAGTTGCAACAGGAAGCTTGATGAAAAAATTAATGAAGCTTTTGAGGAAAATCAACATATTTTAGCAAATTTATCCACTGTTAATGAAAAGTTGGATTCTGATACTGTACAAAATTGTTTTCTTACAGGCATGAACTCTTTTAATAGTACTGACATACTTGATATTCGTCACTCGTCTAGTACTTCAATGCAAACCCGATTGGAGATTTTCCAGAAGCAAATTGAACTTACAAAAAGTTGTCGTGGTGATGCAAATGTTCGATATGCATGGCTTGCTTCGTCTAAAGAATTATTATCTACAATCATGTTGTATGGACTTGGACATTGTGGACCATCCATGATTAAGTCCAAATATGGCATTGGTGTTCATCTCCATGCAGCAAACTGCAGCCAAGCGAG TGCAAAATTTTGTGATGTTGACGAAAATGGGGTACAACATATGGTTTTTTGTCGTGTAATAATGGGAAAAATGGAGCTCATTCAACCTGGGAGTCAGCAGTGCCATCCTAGTAGTGAGAATTTTGATAGTGGTGTTGATGACCTTCAAAACCCAAGCCAGTATATAGTGTGGAATATGAATATGAACACCCATATTTATCCAGAATTTGTTGTTAGTTTCAAGATCTCTTCCAATGCTGAAG GGATTTTGGCTGGAAGTGAGATAAAACATGGTGTGTCCGGCATCACTATATCTTCACAAGGTGCTCAGCAAAATTTACCAATTGAGTCATCTACTGTTGATCTGAATCTGCCAATAGAATATCCTGTGGTTGATTTGAATCTACCTGTGGAGTCTCCTACGGCTGATCTG GGAAGTGAAAGCCAACCAAAATCTGGAGGTTCTCTAGGAAAAGCTCCAAGTCTTGGTTCAAGCAACTCAAGGACTCCTAAATCCCCTTGGATGCCCTTTCCTATGTTGTTTTCTGCAATCTCAAGTAAAGTTCCTCATACAGAAATGGAACGTATAGCTACTCATTATGAACTATTCCAG agaaaagaaatcaaCGTTTTAATGGAATATATACTAGGCAAAGAAGATAAGCAGGGAAGATTTTATCAAAAGGTTGAGATTGATAGTTGGAGATGCTTTACTGAAGTCGACGATAACGAGTCTTAA
- the LOC110670481 gene encoding inactive poly [ADP-ribose] polymerase RCD1 isoform X3, with the protein MEAKVTKVLDSSSRKVMLGLKRKRASRYAAYFAEASRIISPEWPTVHCSTCKSGKRRRLTRSRRKVVSCGYHFRRSLLRCYSNFKRTGVPQRLMFYQSGEWTDFSQDLVALVRKDLQEKKPAIQVELEGRHYLLDLLHMFLVDLKAGFRKPIAWIDEEGGCFFPEIYIDNEEPHECCQQNCVNDQGPIFRACNGPHEIKLQLEIDINGLDPHQSTLEYSGETNAFVKRIEIAHNPTSVNVVEVEDSCNRKLDEKINEAFEENQHILANLSTVNEKLDSDTVQNCFLTGMNSFNSTDILDIRHSSSTSMQTRLEIFQKQIELTKSCRGDANVRYAWLASSKELLSTIMLYGLGHCGPSMIKSKYGIGVHLHAANCSQASAKFCDVDENGVQHMVFCRVIMGKMELIQPGSQQCHPSSENFDSGVDDLQNPSQYIVWNMNMNTHIYPEFVVSFKISSNAEGILAGSEIKHGVSGITISSQGAQQNLPIESSTVDLNLPIEYPVVDLNLPVESPTADLGSESQPKSGGSLGKAPSLGSSNSRTPKSPWMPFPMLFSAISSKVPHTEMERIATHYELFQAPLKCAEGTAKSTVEG; encoded by the exons ATGGAAGCCAAGGTCACAAAGGTATTGGATAGTAGTAGTCGCAAAGTTATGCTTGGTCTGAAGAGAAAACGAGCATCCCGTTATGCAGCATATTTTGCTGAAGCTTCCCGAATTATTTCACCTGAGTGGCCAACTGTGCATTGTTCAACTTGTAAGTCTGGGAAACGGAGGAGACTAACTAGAAGCCGAAGAAAGGTTGTGAGCTGTGGGTATCATTTCAGAAGATCTTTGCTTCGGTGTTATTCAAATTTTAAGAGGACTGGGGTGCCACAACGTCTTATGTTTTATCAGAGTGGCGAATGGACTGATTTTTCTCAAGATCTTGTTGCTCTGGTTAGGAAGGATCTTCAAGAGAAGAAACCTGCTATTCAGGTTGAGTTAGAGGGCCGTCACTACTTGCTGGATCTCTTGCACATGTTTCTAGTGGACTTGAAGGCAGGCTTTCGGAAACCAATTGCTTGGATTGATGAAGAAGGTGGCTGTTTCTTTCCAGAAATTTATATTGATAACGAGGAGCCACATGAGTGCTGCCAGCAAAATTGTGTGAATGACCAAGGGCCTATTTTTAGAGCGTGTAATGGACCTCATGAGATAAAGCTGCAGCTGGAAATTGACATAAATGGATTGGATCCTCATCAATCTACGTTAGAGTATAGTGGAGAGACGAATGCCTTTGTTAAGCGTATTGAAATTGCTCACAATCCTACAAGTGTGAATGTTGTAGAAGTTGAGGATAGTTGCAACAGGAAGCTTGATGAAAAAATTAATGAAGCTTTTGAGGAAAATCAACATATTTTAGCAAATTTATCCACTGTTAATGAAAAGTTGGATTCTGATACTGTACAAAATTGTTTTCTTACAGGCATGAACTCTTTTAATAGTACTGACATACTTGATATTCGTCACTCGTCTAGTACTTCAATGCAAACCCGATTGGAGATTTTCCAGAAGCAAATTGAACTTACAAAAAGTTGTCGTGGTGATGCAAATGTTCGATATGCATGGCTTGCTTCGTCTAAAGAATTATTATCTACAATCATGTTGTATGGACTTGGACATTGTGGACCATCCATGATTAAGTCCAAATATGGCATTGGTGTTCATCTCCATGCAGCAAACTGCAGCCAAGCGAG TGCAAAATTTTGTGATGTTGACGAAAATGGGGTACAACATATGGTTTTTTGTCGTGTAATAATGGGAAAAATGGAGCTCATTCAACCTGGGAGTCAGCAGTGCCATCCTAGTAGTGAGAATTTTGATAGTGGTGTTGATGACCTTCAAAACCCAAGCCAGTATATAGTGTGGAATATGAATATGAACACCCATATTTATCCAGAATTTGTTGTTAGTTTCAAGATCTCTTCCAATGCTGAAG GGATTTTGGCTGGAAGTGAGATAAAACATGGTGTGTCCGGCATCACTATATCTTCACAAGGTGCTCAGCAAAATTTACCAATTGAGTCATCTACTGTTGATCTGAATCTGCCAATAGAATATCCTGTGGTTGATTTGAATCTACCTGTGGAGTCTCCTACGGCTGATCTG GGAAGTGAAAGCCAACCAAAATCTGGAGGTTCTCTAGGAAAAGCTCCAAGTCTTGGTTCAAGCAACTCAAGGACTCCTAAATCCCCTTGGATGCCCTTTCCTATGTTGTTTTCTGCAATCTCAAGTAAAGTTCCTCATACAGAAATGGAACGTATAGCTACTCATTATGAACTATTCCAG GCACCATTGAAGTGTGCGGAGGGAACAGCTAAGTCAACTGTAGAAGGTTAA